The Streptomyces laurentii genome contains a region encoding:
- a CDS encoding integral membrane protein (Haemolysin-III related; cl03831;~identified by MetaGeneAnnotator; putative;~integral membrane protein [Streptomyces sp. Mg1]), whose amino-acid sequence MTASPDLTTAEQRPALPQPLPLKPRLRGWLHAGMFPAVIVAGLVLVALADSPRARIACGVYVLTACLLFGISALYHRGNWSARGEAVLRRLDHANIFLIIAGTYTPLTLLLLPESTGRPLLWAVWAAAAAGIVFRVFWVGAPRWLYTPCYLAMGWAAVFFLPDFMRAGGIAVLVLVIVGGLLYSVGGVVYGFKRPNPSPRWFGFHEVFHSFTLVAFIVHYVGISLVAYQHA is encoded by the coding sequence ATGACAGCCTCGCCGGACCTCACCACCGCGGAGCAGCGCCCGGCGCTGCCGCAGCCGCTCCCCCTCAAGCCGAGACTCCGAGGCTGGCTGCACGCCGGGATGTTCCCCGCCGTGATCGTCGCGGGGCTCGTCCTCGTCGCCCTCGCCGACTCGCCGCGCGCCCGGATCGCCTGCGGCGTCTACGTGCTGACCGCGTGCCTGCTGTTCGGCATCAGCGCCCTCTACCACCGCGGCAACTGGTCCGCGCGCGGCGAGGCGGTGCTGCGGCGGCTCGACCACGCGAACATCTTCCTGATCATCGCGGGCACCTACACCCCGCTGACCCTGCTGCTGCTCCCCGAGTCCACCGGCCGCCCCCTGCTCTGGGCGGTCTGGGCGGCGGCCGCGGCCGGGATCGTGTTCCGGGTCTTCTGGGTCGGCGCCCCGCGCTGGCTGTACACGCCCTGCTACCTCGCGATGGGCTGGGCCGCCGTCTTCTTCCTGCCGGACTTCATGCGGGCCGGCGGCATCGCCGTCCTCGTCCTGGTGATCGTCGGCGGTCTGCTCTACAGCGTGGGCGGCGTCGTCTACGGCTTCAAGCGCCCCAACCCCTCGCCCCGCTGGTTCGGCTTCCACGAGGTCTTCCACTCCTTCACCCTCGTGGCGTTCATCGTCCACTACGTCGGCATCTCGCTGGTGGCCTACCAGCACGCCTGA